A window of the Planctomycetia bacterium genome harbors these coding sequences:
- a CDS encoding DUF3300 domain-containing protein, with amino-acid sequence MLKQFSWAAALLLVPMQAAIVRSAEPARSPAPEQLSATALEALVSGIALYPDPLVEQILLASRNPLALHQAAEALNGTLPPDVAALAAKQSTESVDYLKQYPDVLLQLNAQLALTSRLGIAYRVQAEDVWIAIAAVRAAYETALAAQAASEETTFSSGGSTGAYPVYGGWVARNLLAAGAVHELNEYRFDRYPNATTTNVTGPNGQSAVVTGGAVSGATTIGDTTYAGAAGAGTVTGPQGQSVTAAGAAHGSVTQTENGVQTQSQATGAYSASTGASGQGTHSGSSTATQNADGSTSWTHASSNTGSGTNGTGNVTHTGSGTATGDGSGSYHGETTVNANGNSVSTETNAGNGQASTTVTNNNSGASNTYTAGDGQIENAPSTKGSSSKQSGQPGSRDWSQMNRDQISQASQAMKQSWGQLGSQLQSRAGAQGASVRTQKSGATSKQLTNGAASGNRGSKASAIQRPTQTKPTRSNGQRGGGGGGGRGGRGGRR; translated from the coding sequence ATGTTGAAGCAATTCAGTTGGGCGGCGGCGTTGTTGTTAGTCCCGATGCAGGCGGCCATCGTTCGGTCCGCGGAACCGGCTAGGTCGCCTGCGCCGGAGCAACTTTCAGCGACGGCCCTCGAGGCGTTGGTGTCCGGCATCGCGCTGTATCCAGATCCCTTAGTGGAACAAATCCTGCTCGCGTCGCGGAACCCTTTGGCGCTACATCAGGCCGCCGAAGCATTGAACGGCACGCTGCCGCCAGACGTTGCCGCCTTGGCCGCCAAGCAATCGACCGAAAGCGTTGACTATCTGAAGCAATACCCTGACGTCTTGTTGCAGTTGAACGCACAACTCGCCCTGACCTCGCGATTGGGCATCGCCTATCGCGTGCAAGCCGAGGATGTGTGGATCGCCATCGCCGCCGTCCGCGCGGCCTACGAAACCGCGCTCGCCGCACAGGCCGCTAGCGAAGAAACCACATTCAGCAGTGGCGGTTCGACTGGCGCCTATCCGGTCTACGGCGGCTGGGTCGCGCGCAATTTGCTCGCCGCCGGAGCCGTTCACGAACTGAATGAGTACCGCTTCGACCGATATCCCAACGCGACGACGACCAACGTCACGGGCCCGAACGGACAAAGCGCCGTAGTTACTGGCGGCGCCGTCAGCGGTGCGACGACCATCGGCGACACCACTTACGCAGGCGCAGCCGGCGCTGGCACGGTGACTGGACCGCAGGGGCAGTCGGTCACCGCCGCCGGCGCCGCGCATGGCTCCGTCACGCAAACCGAGAATGGCGTGCAAACGCAATCACAAGCCACCGGCGCATACTCCGCCAGCACGGGCGCCTCGGGCCAAGGCACGCACAGTGGTTCGTCGACCGCAACGCAAAACGCCGATGGCTCGACGTCTTGGACACACGCCAGCAGCAACACCGGCTCCGGCACCAATGGCACCGGAAACGTCACGCACACCGGCAGTGGCACTGCCACGGGCGACGGCAGCGGCAGCTATCATGGTGAAACCACGGTGAATGCCAACGGCAACTCCGTATCCACGGAAACGAACGCCGGCAACGGCCAGGCCTCGACCACGGTGACCAACAATAACTCCGGCGCTTCGAACACCTACACCGCCGGCGATGGACAGATCGAAAATGCTCCATCGACGAAAGGCAGTTCGAGCAAGCAAAGCGGCCAGCCCGGTTCGCGCGACTGGAGCCAAATGAACCGCGACCAGATTTCCCAGGCCAGCCAGGCGATGAAGCAAAGCTGGGGACAGCTGGGCAGCCAGCTGCAAAGCCGCGCCGGCGCGCAAGGGGCAAGCGTCCGCACGCAGAAATCAGGCGCGACAAGCAAACAACTCACCAACGGCGCAGCCTCCGGCAATCGTGGCTCGAAGGCGAGCGCGATCCAACGACCCACGCAAACCAAGCCGACCCGTTCCAACGGCCAGCGAGGTGGAGGCGGCGGTGGCGGAAGAGGCGGCCGCGGCGGTCGCCGCTAG
- a CDS encoding glycine zipper domain-containing protein produces MPHPWPFAIKAICSLALLSVTIGCASPYHADRGALVGGLLGAGTGAIVGNAVGDTLAGAAIGTGVGALSGAAIGSGMDEVEAKNRAQIQAQLGQPVASGAVTMADVVAMTRAGVDEPLIVSHIQTHGSARPLTAGDLISLKQAGVSPNVIQQLQNSPPPAMMQATPVSYVAAPAPVFVEEIRYAPVCHPCYPHYRHGPHVGWGFSYHGH; encoded by the coding sequence ATGCCTCACCCCTGGCCGTTCGCGATCAAGGCAATTTGTAGTCTGGCTTTGCTCAGCGTAACTATTGGCTGTGCATCGCCTTATCATGCGGACCGCGGCGCCTTGGTCGGAGGCTTGCTGGGTGCGGGCACCGGTGCGATCGTCGGCAACGCCGTGGGGGACACCCTGGCGGGGGCCGCGATCGGTACCGGCGTGGGCGCATTAAGCGGCGCGGCAATTGGCTCAGGCATGGACGAAGTCGAGGCCAAAAATCGCGCCCAAATCCAGGCCCAACTCGGCCAGCCGGTGGCCTCTGGCGCCGTCACTATGGCCGACGTCGTCGCCATGACACGCGCCGGCGTCGATGAACCGCTAATTGTCAGCCACATTCAAACGCACGGATCCGCCCGGCCGCTCACCGCCGGCGATCTCATCTCATTAAAGCAAGCGGGCGTCTCACCGAACGTCATTCAACAACTACAGAATTCTCCGCCGCCCGCGATGATGCAAGCGACACCGGTCAGCTACGTCGCCGCGCCCGCGCCGGTCTTCGTGGAGGAAATCCGCTACGCGCCAGTCTGCCACCCCTGCTATCCGCACTACCGTCACGGCCCTCACGTCGGCTGGGGCTTCTCCTACCACGGCCACTAA